CCTACAaacatttaaacatttaaacCGAAAAAAAATGCACCAGCAAAATAAAAATCAGGTATTCAATTCAATGAGGAAAAACCGAAAACCTGGCAAAATCAATGCTACTTTGGCCATGGCCCATCCTATATTAGAACAGAAGCATTCTAAGTCTGTCATGTTCTACCATTGCGGCAGCATATTGGCTGACAAAATAATTCAATTTAAACCACATAATTAAAGAGCTATGGATAGAAATCCAGTCAATGCCAAACCTTGATCAACAAATTGTAGCTGATACTAATATTTCCCACCTGTCAAACCTGCAACTAAAATGGGAAGCTCTTCTTCAATTTTACAATTCTACATGGACAACCCAATTCAAACAGTGAAACACCATAACACATTAAAAAATACCTATTCAAGAAAATTgctgaaaaatggaaaagaggAGTAGCTAAACCTGCAAAATCTCATTCTAATATGCTGTGTACTTTACAGTCCAGAAACTATAAGCAAATGAGAAGAATTCAAGCAGCCGGAGTTATGGTAACGGCATAGAAACCAAACTGCTTCACTAATTCCCGTTCTGTCATTCTTTTAGCAAATCATTGATTAAGTTTGTAATAAAATCAGCTTCTACACACAAATGCACAATGGCATAGACTCTCTTTAAGGATTAAACCTGTAATTATAAAAGTTACTAGAAGGCAGATAAAGTCATTTAGCACTAATTACCAAGCATTGAACCGTTAGACATTCTGCTGAATCGATTTAGGAAACCAAACCTTGAATCACTAAATTACCCTTCCATGAGGAGATGGAATTTGTCACCATTTATCCCCAGAAACTGCTTTTAATCTGTGTTTACGCTTTTAAGCTGTAATAAGAGTCGATTGTttgcatttcctttcttttcttccctaaACTAGCTCTCCAAATGTTTATTTCCCTTTTTATTtctcatttattattattttttaaatcacaacCTAGGACTGGAATATTAGGTTAAATgaaaaaagtaatttttaagAAAGTTCATAAAAGTCTATTACCATTTCTTCTACTGTTTAAATTTCAAGAGAATTATAGATTTTTATATATTCCTCTGTGTCTAGTAAAACTTGCAATATAGCAAAAAATATTTGCTTAGAAAATAAGTTTTCCGTCCAAAATTTTCCGGTCAAataaatgtttatcaaattCATCTTCTCGCGCTTTACTATCCAACAAGGCCATTATTCTCTTTATCGAAACAAAACACAAGTGGCttcttacccaaaaaaaaaaaatgcaagtggTTGTCAATTTTTATGTTTGCTTTCTATCTGGATTTAGCTTTATATCTGGAGTTTACACAGCAGGACGGGACATAGGAGAACTAGAATTTGATTCCAAAATGATTGTCTGTTTCCTAAGTGATTGGCTAGCTTGCATTTTGTCTTATCTAATTAGCATTATAAGCCTATCTTCCAAGCTCTTATTTCCTGGATAACGTCCTAAAATTTTCAAGTTCCTCAACAACAATAACGTGGTGCACCAGAATTTTGCACTTGAAAATTAATCAAACAGCAGGGATGAGGATACTTAGATATCTATCTCTTTTGTAGCCAAATGTTATCGTCTCTTGAATTTCCAaggttgatttctttttttcctaAGGCATCCtacaataataataagaataCTTTTTGCAGGCATCCTAAAGCTCTTTCCTCATGAGACGTATTAACAAGTAACCTAATGAGAATAATACGTAAACTTTAGTCATATTACATTAACGACGCATATCATACCATTATATCTTATCAAATCAACAAAGGAATGATTTTGGCACTCAACAAAAATCTTTAAGCATGCACTTCGCTCCCATTTTTTCTCATTAATTAACATGACTTAATAGCCATGCACAATTTTCAATTACAAAAGATTACCCATCTATCTTTAAATTTTGTTGGCgatcatcctttttttttttccaaatatttgcaatgtttttaaactcggaccggtcaGTGAACCGGGGaggtggccggttcgcggttcgaccggtccgaccggtccaACCGGCCGGTTCAAAGgttcactgttttttttttttttttttttttaagtgttaagtactaagcaggtttcattctacacttgaactttaccaacataacttaatttaagttatgataataataaattttctaaaagttatacacaaaacatggaatgataaatataattaaaatatcataattcaccacaaattttcataaattcattataaacataaatagatacaatccaaatgtgcaccaattatcacaaataaaaacacaaaaataaataaattaaatattgaaattcttttacaacccttaaaaaaatccataaaagagttcaagttaagacaaactatttgaatagcaaacttttatcagtggcatgataagcaaccacaccaccttcacaatttcatcaacttaagctgaaaatgttaaaattttattataaaaatataaatctaattgctcaaactaaaaaaaactaaaaatttttgaaaaacaaatatacagttaaacacataaaaaattaattgctactaaacattactaattaacatgttatattaaattcaatgatcctataccattaattattttaaattcaattatcaatagcttcgattatgtgccaactaccatatttttgaccaacccaatgttattatttgtaattcctacccaattcctacacggatgtgcactacttttgcaaaaatttcatccttaattaatcgaataaaaataaaacaaaaatgagggaaacatatgaaaattgaggggaaaaagaagaaaatgcaaaaaatcaactaaagataataatatagaaaaaaaccttgaaaagaaaaaaattaaacttacaaaaatgttggaaaacaagaaaagttgaaattttcaacttgtttacaatctgctaaagataataacctgataataatggtgaagacttgagaaaatcttgttgtggatatttgggttaaaaatggttaataagaaaaaattgaaaaaaaaaataagagaagaacttgatgttttaatatattttttagtcaAGTAGAATTCTTAACAAACTTAAGTACAGTCTAGCGGTAAGATTGTCATATTTAAACTTGGAGACCCAGGTTCGAATCTTAGCTACACCATTCTTGAcattttgttgaagaatttaaaaaaccGCCGGTTCACGGTTCTTAACGGTTCGCACGGTTCGTCCGGTTCGTCCGGGTTTCAACGGTTCTCCATGAACTTCCGGCTTTAACATTAGACCGGACCGTtgacatggccggttcgcggtccaaccggtcgaaccggccggtccggtccggttctgaaaacattgaATATTTGTAAGTGTTTCATAAACCACTATGTGTGACATGTATagtatttgtacttgtacttgtactcttttttattttttttttatcaaggaACTAAATGGCCAAATGGGGTAATAAATTTCGTAACCACAAAATGAGGGATGTACGATGGAGATGACCCATTTAACAAATGGTTACTAGGAAACCAACAATTATTGCAAGTTCATTTTCATTTATGACATCATGAATTAAAAGGAATCTTTTTGTTCTTGTTGTATTATCAGAAAAGGGGCAGCATCTTATCAAGAGTGTAAGTGATAATCGAGAATTTGCCAAGGAGACCCGGAAAAGTTTAGATTCTCTAGATAggatattattttcttttcgaaTTTCATCAATTGACTGATGAGAAAAGAAGCCCCTTCTCCCCTCCTTCCCTCTTCCTTCTCTTTAGAAAAAACTCTCTAATTAAAACTTCTTTCAACTCTTCCATGGCAgagaaatcaaattttttttatctttcccATGGGAGGaactctctctatatatatattttttcatttgTGTGAATAAAATCTCTCTTAGGATTTCTAGTGAAAGTTTCTTTTCTCCTTAGGGTTGTCTAGCGagagttttcttctctcctaaatTTTTTAGTGAGAGTTTTATTCTCTCATAGGGATTCCTATTAAgagtttttgataattttttcaattttcttttattagatttgagttttttcaaattttgattatcAAATATAGAATTTCTTGGATCTATTCGACAGATCTCATTATAATCTTTGGACTTGAAGCAGTTAATTAGTAGATCTAGCGATTAGAAGCACGAACAAATGTCCATGAAGTTACAattattttatctcatttttcaaatttggaaCTTTATAATGTAATTTCTGCCATTAGTGCagattttaataaaattatgatattttataaaaaaaaaataggataaCATCCCGCATTTTGACAAGTACGTACTATTATATTCAAGTTAGTAAGGACCCTTAAGGATTAGACACTTATAAGGATTATCCTAGTGTTATATACACTGTAATTTGTAGAGTTatagacaaaaataaatatctAAAATATTATTCTTTATTGTCTGAAAATTCTAAAAAACTGCATGAGTTGGTGAATACACCTAAAATCAAGGAAAAGGGAAAGtgaataagtttggaaaattaaaGATTGAGAATTCAGGGGGGAAAAATATGGGATTAGATATACTTATAGACATGAGGCATATATAGTGACGATATTAATTTTGTTGCAGCACATTATGTCACCTGctatcatttttatttctttttcatcgCCATACATAACATTGATTTTGTGATTCTTGAATACAAATGTATGATGTCTATGTGTAAGTTGGCTTGTAAATATGGTCTATCTAATATGCTTTACTGTTGAGTTTGACAATACAAGAAACCTTTGAACAAATCGTTCTAATCATCCCTGTCTTCCTTACATATTATCTTCGGATTCGacaaattttagaaaagggtGTTATTATTTATGTGATCCAATGTTGTGACATTGTTGAAAGTATATATAGAAGTTGCCCTGCAAAGATAATGGTTAGAATTCATAAAATCCTAACaatctaaaaattaaattacaagttaaaatcctatcaaatttaaatttaaattactaATCAAATAAATTGATATAACTTATCATATAAGatgttaaaattaaaatttaaaaactaactAATTTCCAATATTCCCACTCAAGTTGGAGAGCTTACGCTTGTAGCTTCCAAATTGaataccaaattttgaaatgcaTGATGACTGATCattttgaatctcttcaggTCATCAATTCTTGATATTATTTCAAAATAAGGAGAATTGATTACAGTGAAAAAGTCACACACCCTCAAACGAAAATACTTTGATGGGAATAGAACCCATAATATGATCCATTAATTGAAATGGCATATAACCTATTGAAAATATTGTAAACAggaataactaccttgctaaaTTAAAAATGAACATCCTCCAACAAAGTGATTAAATGTACACCCTCAAGAAAGACGAGCAAGATTACATCCATAAAAAAGATGGGGAACACCATTAGAAAAAAAGATAACCTTCCTTGACATaaattgaaaagagaaaaattgccAAATTAAGATTCCcatgaaagaaattgaaaaaccaTCAAGGGAGGATAACCATTTTGCTATAGCTTTCCTACACCATAGTCGTTGAGAAAGGTGATGGCTGTATCAAATTATCACTCTTTTTATTCCATTGCAGCATTTATTTCCTCCTTTCTCATGATACTGACGTTATTTACTttagaaaagaataaaagaaaggaagaaagctcttgcTAATATTCTTTATGAATAATGCCTTTTCCATCAAATACATATTTGTCACTAGATTCCCATTTTCCAAGCAAGGGCATATAGGGCATTTAAGTGTTAAAGTATTGCCTATAAATACAAgggatgaggtaagttctttcTTGTGCAAAACCTAGTTTCGACAACTACAACCAGTTATAAAATTCCATTATCTCCGTTAGTAGCTAGCTAGCTCTCCAAGGGAAAAATGACTGAAGTCATAGCCAACTACAACATCAGCGTGAACGAATTCGCAGCCAACAGTAATCTTCTATTCTCTCAAAATTCGCACATCAGTTTTGTATTTTGAATGCATGTGCATATATTTCTTTCAcaaattccttttttctttggttCAATAACAACTGGTAAGTATTTTATTTTCCTGGAATTGAAATGAGTTTTTGTTTCTTGATGGAAATCAGTGGCTGTGGAGGGATTCCAATCAGCTGAAGTGGAAGCTATAATGAAGGCAGTTGGAGAAAACAAGACATGGAACGCAATTGAAGGACTCAGTGACACGGTGAATAATGATCATATTCCtttaatgaaatttttcattctttcttggGCGCGTAGTTTTTGACTTGTTTCTGCAATAGTTTTGCGGATTTGAATCAAATCAAAGGCGCCCTTCAACTTGTTCCCGGGTTTTATATGCGTACTAGCATTTGTAAATATATGGTTAACTTGTACGAGTCAGTCCTTAAAAGTTTTTATACCTTAGAATACCCCGAAATACAGCGTATACTTTATGTATTTTGAGATTTGTCTTAGCTAACTAAAAATTTGGTATACAGTTTATATAGGATGGTAGatcttttatttgaaaagaaagaaaggatttaAATAATTTATCAACTTGCACAGAAACTCTTGGGAAAAGTAAAAGGAGTTGCTATTGAAAGTCTTGAGCACATTTTTGAATTGGTTTAAGCAATTAAAACTTTTTATTCATCTTGTCTACTTTCTTGAATTGCTTGATTAACCTTCTCCCCGAGTAATGTTATTTCTTACTAATTGGTCTGATCAACTTAGTTTTTGGCTACTTTTCTAATGGATTTGGATTAATTCTGGGAACTCAATTATTTGGGGTTTACAGAATGCCAACCTCCGAGGTTTATGTGGTACTACGACTGCACAAAATGTGGACAAGACAGTCCCTCCTGATGTTCAAGAGATGGCAGAATTTGCAGTGGCAGAGTACAACAGGATAGCTGGGACCAAGCTGGTTTTGATAAAAGTGCTTGCCTATGTCAAGCTGGTTGTAGTTTTTGGCACTTTCTACGGGCTTCACATGTTAACTCAGGATGACAAGGGCACATATAAAGATCAAGCACTAACCTTGAAATTGAACAATGGCATGAAGGTACTCCTGTGGTACAAACATAATTAACATTAATCAACAGCTGCTCATGAATTGAGAATGATCAACGTACTTTGCTAAGTACTTTAATTATCTGGTGTCTGTATGTGGTTTGAGTATTATGTGTGTATGTTCAAAAGGATGGATGTACCGCTGAGGCACATCTCCCTAGTACTGTACTGAATCTCGAAGGTGCGCTTGTACCAAGAATGCACCATTACATAAATAAAACCAGCTGTGTGTGTTTGAGTTCATATATTACACTTCGTTCGCCTATTCACTTCCCAACAGTCTAAGAGTAATTGAAAACTCTTGAAACCTGACTACATGTTTTGTGTGAGTATCTGTTTCCTGTACCATACCTTTATTCCTCAAAACCTTGCAGTATGTCAAAACGCCGACTTACACCAAGTCGAATTATGTTGTTGGTTCCTTTGAAATCACAAGCAACGCCCAAAATATGCTAACGTATTGAGACATTCACATGAATGAGAGTTCCTGTGATGTTTGCTTGAAGTTGTAGTCTGGACCGATGTTTGCTTTGATTATCATTTTTATCCCGTCTACTTATATTTGTAGTTAGAAGACAAAGGAACAGACAAGGAAAAAGTACAAGATCGCACAGATGTTCTATTGAGCGCGACTAAAAAGGTCTGCGATAATTTGCTTGCCGCCATTATCATTATTAAGTAAAACTCTACTTATTCGAAAAGATATTGCTTGACAAGTGAACCAAAGTACCAAACTAGATGTTACAagagttaaatttttttttccctgtttcTATAACAAGCTTTCAATTAGCAAAATAATAAGAATGGGAACTAATACCCAAAGCAAAACCTAACTTACACTGAGTGAAACGGGGAGCTTCCTTTGGTGATGAAGGAAAGCGAAGGaatcaaaaaccaaaaaaaaagaaaaaggaaaaggaaaaaagaacttaaaaaggaaaaaaatgaacatTATTCGGAAATAGTAGGAAAATAACACATCTTCATGACGTTTTTTCCAGGAACAATAAATATGGGGCGAATTACCTGCTCAAAATATTAGACAGGGCAAAGTTAAACTCCTAAAATAAATAGTTCATGGGGGTTTTTGTTTTACGAATTATTTAAAACTCGCAAcagatcttctgtcccacatccTGCGCCACTTTCTGtcttactttttattatattgctatttctcctacataaacatcacgttttaattcttttttgtttccttaagatccaataactattaattgagtaaaaaataaatatagcagtttcaaaaaagcaatatataatagaaaattaaaaaata
This portion of the Coffea arabica cultivar ET-39 chromosome 2e, Coffea Arabica ET-39 HiFi, whole genome shotgun sequence genome encodes:
- the LOC113731108 gene encoding uncharacterized protein produces the protein MTEVIANYNISVNEFAANMAVEGFQSAEVEAIMKAVGENKTWNAIEGLSDTNANLRGLCGTTTAQNVDKTVPPDVQEMAEFAVAEYNRIAGTKLVLIKVLAYVKLVVVFGTFYGLHMLTQDDKGTYKDQALTLKLNNGMKVLLWYKHN